One bacterium genomic window carries:
- the aroA gene encoding 3-phosphoshikimate 1-carboxyvinyltransferase: protein MDSKEFSVRISPASEPIRGEVRISGDKSVSIRRALFSLLGSQTVSLKNYGTGHDCLTALSCLRTLGIPVLSDGRNVVIHRGTVQSGVTLDCQNSGTTARLLVGMLAGREGNWTLVGDESLSKRPMRRVAVPLSRMGAEIELSESGCLPAKIVGQKLRGTEVDLNIASAQIKSALLLAGLSASGVTRIREPFNSRDHTERLLGLRQDEDRFWTVSRQTLLSKPLDLSGEVPGDISSAAFWVVAALLVPQSELTIGNVLLNPLRARWFECLRRSGADISAAVEGNVCGEPVGRITARYSRMMPLKVTADEVPGLIDEIPALAVLAATIEGRSEFYNIGELRVKESDRLQAVASGLETMGVSVEINGDDLFVNGGSPLRGGVIDPAGDHRIAMAFSLAALTARSQTDILNASCAAVSYPEFYDELAKLSPDAGIQKY, encoded by the coding sequence GTGGACAGTAAGGAGTTTTCCGTTCGGATTTCCCCCGCTTCAGAGCCGATCAGGGGTGAAGTAAGGATATCCGGTGATAAATCCGTTTCGATCCGACGCGCACTCTTTAGTCTGCTTGGTTCGCAAACCGTGTCCTTGAAAAACTATGGCACCGGACACGATTGTTTGACAGCCCTTTCATGTTTGCGAACGCTCGGCATTCCGGTCTTGTCTGATGGCCGCAATGTTGTTATCCACCGAGGCACTGTTCAATCCGGTGTGACATTGGATTGTCAAAACTCCGGCACCACCGCAAGATTGCTCGTGGGAATGCTCGCCGGTCGCGAGGGGAATTGGACATTAGTCGGCGATGAGTCATTGTCAAAACGACCTATGCGCCGCGTGGCCGTTCCGCTTTCCAGAATGGGCGCAGAAATCGAACTCAGCGAATCGGGCTGCCTACCGGCAAAAATTGTCGGGCAAAAGCTCCGAGGAACAGAAGTTGACCTGAATATCGCGAGCGCGCAAATCAAAAGCGCGCTCTTGCTTGCTGGGCTGTCCGCGTCCGGAGTCACACGTATACGCGAACCGTTCAATTCAAGGGATCATACAGAGCGGCTGCTCGGGCTCCGGCAAGACGAAGACAGGTTTTGGACAGTGAGCAGGCAAACTCTGCTCTCGAAACCGCTCGATTTGAGCGGGGAAGTGCCCGGTGACATTTCCAGCGCGGCATTCTGGGTCGTTGCGGCACTGCTTGTCCCGCAATCTGAGTTGACCATCGGAAATGTGCTGCTCAATCCGCTCCGTGCGCGATGGTTTGAATGTCTCCGCCGTTCAGGCGCTGATATCTCCGCTGCTGTTGAAGGAAATGTATGCGGTGAACCGGTTGGAAGAATCACTGCTCGCTATTCGCGAATGATGCCGCTCAAGGTCACCGCGGACGAGGTCCCGGGATTGATTGACGAGATTCCTGCCCTCGCCGTTCTCGCGGCAACGATTGAAGGTCGATCGGAGTTCTACAATATTGGCGAACTTCGCGTAAAGGAAAGCGACCGGCTGCAGGCCGTTGCGTCTGGACTGGAAACGATGGGAGTTTCGGTTGAGATTAATGGTGATGATTTGTTCGTCAATGGTGGTTCACCGTTGCGCGGTGGAGTAATCGATCCGGCTGGCGACCATCGAATCGCGATGGCTTTCTCACTCGCCGCACTCACAGCTCGAAGCCAAACTGACATCTTGAACGCATCGTGCGCGGCCGTTTCTTACCCTGAGTTCTATGATGAACTCGCAAAGCTTTCCCCTGACGCCGGAATACAAAAATACTAA
- the lpdA gene encoding dihydrolipoyl dehydrogenase — MSTSEFDIVVLGGGPGGYVAAIRAAQLGLKTCVVDEQPLGGVCVNWGCIPSKALLKAAELYQDIQHVAPQMGIKAKTDGFDWSRIIQRSREVSEKNSSGVEFLVRKSKIHRPVGRFRIVGDHEIEVHEKGNPAKVIDKIRGKHMIIATGSVNRTLPGVTVDRKRIITYMEAMSLEKQPKSLVIVGAGAIGCEFAYFYRALGTDVTLVEVQNRILPLEDGESSKFVEAAFKKIGMNVLTNTRVSSIVATNGGVSVQIEGQDKPMSADHCLVAIGFAANVEGWGFEKTGVALEKGFIKVDSFFKTNKPGYYAIGDVIGAPQLAHTASHEGIVCVDAIAGKHPHPIDYTNNPACTYCQPQVASVGYTEEKCKELGLEYKVGRFPFSASGKARAIGHTEGHVKLIFEKKYGQLLGAHIVGSEATEMIAQLALARVLEATPETIYNTVHAHPTLTEAVMEAALAADGRAVHM, encoded by the coding sequence ATGTCAACTTCTGAATTTGATATTGTCGTGCTTGGCGGTGGTCCCGGCGGATACGTCGCCGCCATTCGCGCTGCCCAATTGGGGCTGAAGACCTGTGTCGTGGATGAACAGCCGCTCGGCGGAGTGTGCGTCAATTGGGGATGTATTCCCTCCAAGGCGTTGCTCAAAGCGGCCGAGTTGTATCAGGACATCCAGCATGTCGCCCCGCAAATGGGCATCAAGGCTAAAACCGACGGCTTCGATTGGTCACGTATCATCCAGCGCTCTCGTGAAGTTTCAGAAAAGAATTCATCAGGCGTGGAATTCCTTGTCCGAAAAAGCAAGATTCACCGCCCGGTCGGACGCTTCCGCATTGTTGGTGACCACGAAATCGAAGTCCACGAAAAAGGCAATCCGGCCAAAGTCATTGACAAGATTCGCGGCAAGCACATGATTATCGCTACGGGAAGTGTCAATCGTACTTTGCCGGGTGTTACGGTGGATCGCAAGCGCATCATCACCTACATGGAGGCAATGTCGCTTGAAAAGCAGCCGAAATCCCTGGTGATTGTCGGTGCAGGTGCGATTGGGTGCGAGTTTGCGTATTTTTACCGAGCGCTTGGAACAGACGTTACTCTGGTGGAAGTGCAGAACCGCATCCTGCCCCTCGAAGACGGCGAGTCGAGCAAGTTCGTTGAAGCTGCATTCAAAAAGATTGGCATGAATGTTTTAACGAATACTCGCGTCAGCTCCATCGTTGCCACGAATGGCGGCGTTTCTGTGCAGATCGAAGGGCAGGACAAACCGATGAGTGCTGACCACTGTCTTGTGGCCATCGGATTCGCGGCGAATGTTGAAGGCTGGGGATTTGAGAAGACCGGTGTTGCGCTCGAAAAAGGATTTATCAAAGTTGACAGCTTTTTCAAAACCAACAAGCCCGGTTACTATGCAATCGGCGACGTCATTGGAGCTCCGCAGCTTGCGCATACTGCGTCGCATGAAGGCATTGTTTGTGTCGATGCGATTGCCGGTAAGCATCCGCATCCGATTGATTACACCAACAACCCCGCCTGTACCTACTGCCAGCCGCAAGTCGCGAGTGTGGGATACACTGAAGAGAAATGCAAAGAACTCGGGCTTGAGTACAAAGTAGGTCGGTTCCCCTTTAGCGCGTCCGGCAAGGCTCGCGCCATCGGTCACACCGAAGGACACGTCAAGCTGATTTTCGAAAAGAAATACGGCCAACTGCTCGGTGCGCATATTGTCGGTTCCGAGGCGACCGAGATGATTGCTCAGCTTGCTCTTGCCAGAGTGCTTGAAGCCACCCCGGAAACGATATACAATACCGTTCACGCACATCCGACGCTGACGGAAGCGGTCATGGAGGCCGCACTTGCCGCCGACGGTCGCGCAGTCCATATGTAG
- a CDS encoding shikimate dehydrogenase gives MAFRFGLIGEHISSSLSPVLFSWAFQNTGLSGSYTLYDFPRRLARSFLLQARISWDGMNVTAPHKDLAFSLCDELTDSALSVQAVNTLVRKQGKLVGHNTDVAGFRYALEQKLEIASRAERVLIIGTGGAARATMLAVAQLLTPTEIAIASRRPADAADRVSSVLPAPYAPVMLTHTKARKRLHEFDIVVQATPVGHLSSPGFPLDPPFAFKPGALVYDLIYSPRKTLFLESAQSFGAVTENGLVMLLAQAAESFQIWTGKPFPLEHAVRELLPELRNS, from the coding sequence ATGGCATTTAGATTCGGACTAATCGGCGAGCACATCTCGTCCAGCCTCTCACCCGTCCTGTTCTCGTGGGCGTTTCAGAATACGGGTCTTTCGGGGTCGTATACTCTTTACGACTTCCCCCGCAGATTGGCCCGGTCGTTCCTGTTGCAGGCACGAATTAGCTGGGACGGGATGAACGTAACGGCGCCGCACAAGGATCTTGCGTTTTCGTTGTGTGATGAGTTGACCGACAGTGCTCTCAGTGTGCAGGCCGTGAATACGCTGGTCAGAAAGCAAGGCAAGCTGGTCGGCCACAACACGGACGTCGCTGGTTTCCGTTATGCGCTTGAACAGAAACTCGAAATTGCGTCGCGTGCGGAACGTGTGCTGATTATCGGGACAGGCGGCGCCGCTCGCGCCACCATGCTTGCCGTGGCGCAGCTTCTGACTCCGACCGAGATCGCCATTGCTTCACGCCGCCCCGCTGACGCAGCCGACAGAGTGTCTTCTGTCCTGCCTGCGCCCTATGCGCCCGTGATGCTAACGCATACAAAAGCGCGCAAACGATTGCATGAATTTGATATTGTGGTTCAGGCGACTCCTGTCGGCCATCTGTCCAGTCCAGGTTTCCCGCTCGATCCGCCATTTGCCTTCAAACCCGGTGCGCTTGTCTATGACTTGATATACTCACCGCGTAAAACACTGTTTCTCGAATCGGCACAGTCATTCGGCGCTGTCACGGAAAACGGTTTGGTCATGCTGCTTGCCCAAGCTGCCGAAAGTTTTCAGATTTGGACAGGTAAACCCTTTCCTCTGGAACATGCCGTACGCGAGCTCTTGCCGGAGTTGCGAAACTCGTGA
- a CDS encoding type II 3-dehydroquinate dehydratase — protein MKSDKKTASGKLRWILLREPGKPVVSHDVPESVVQECANWLSETVSNGTASASLPRRRRIVILNGPNLNLLGSREPAVYGTMSYDDLCKQCAEWAEDLNLDLVIRQSNLEGEFAELVQWTRGWADGLVLNPGAFTHTSVAVRDALAAANLPSIEVHLSSPAAREDFRHRSLIQDLCRKSFSGLGPEGYRLAMQELAFCLPETL, from the coding sequence ATGAAGTCGGACAAAAAAACTGCGTCGGGGAAGCTGCGCTGGATTCTCCTGCGCGAGCCCGGCAAGCCTGTTGTCAGTCATGATGTTCCGGAGTCTGTCGTCCAGGAATGCGCGAATTGGCTTTCAGAGACTGTCTCAAATGGAACGGCATCTGCATCCCTTCCTCGCCGCCGCAGGATTGTTATCCTTAATGGTCCGAATCTAAACTTGCTTGGTTCACGTGAACCTGCAGTTTACGGGACGATGTCCTATGACGACCTCTGCAAGCAGTGTGCGGAGTGGGCGGAAGACCTGAATTTAGACCTTGTTATTCGGCAAAGCAATCTTGAAGGCGAGTTTGCCGAATTGGTGCAATGGACACGAGGGTGGGCGGACGGACTTGTCCTCAATCCCGGTGCCTTCACTCATACGTCCGTCGCCGTTCGCGATGCTTTGGCCGCTGCCAATCTGCCCTCCATCGAAGTCCATCTTTCATCCCCCGCCGCGCGCGAAGACTTTCGCCATCGTTCACTCATCCAGGACCTTTGCCGCAAATCCTTTTCCGGGCTTGGACCTGAGGGCTACCGTCTCGCCATGCAAGAACTTGCCTTCTGCCTGCCGGAAACCCTCTAG
- a CDS encoding shikimate kinase, producing the protein MAIVYLCGLPGSGKSTIGPLLAELRGQPFVDLDSMIEARAGMEIPAIFRSMGEPAFRDFENLALVQAASRGDSVIALGGGALEREDNRAIVMASGLLVQLDAPLSVLAARTMKSTGRPLLDGAETMAERILALQALAEQRKEQFELAALTFPTANEDPKQTALMIFEAIDGLV; encoded by the coding sequence ATGGCAATAGTCTACCTTTGCGGGTTGCCTGGATCCGGCAAGAGCACAATCGGACCACTGCTTGCGGAATTGCGCGGTCAACCATTTGTCGATTTGGATTCTATGATTGAAGCTCGCGCCGGGATGGAAATTCCGGCGATTTTTCGCTCTATGGGAGAGCCTGCCTTTCGTGATTTTGAGAACCTGGCGCTTGTGCAAGCCGCAAGTCGCGGCGATAGTGTCATTGCGCTCGGTGGTGGTGCATTGGAACGCGAAGACAATCGCGCCATCGTTATGGCAAGCGGGCTGCTGGTTCAGCTTGATGCGCCTTTGTCTGTCTTAGCGGCGCGCACCATGAAGAGTACCGGCCGGCCGCTTCTCGATGGCGCCGAGACGATGGCTGAACGAATTCTTGCGCTGCAAGCTTTGGCAGAACAGCGAAAAGAGCAATTCGAACTTGCCGCCTTGACGTTTCCGACTGCAAATGAAGATCCGAAGCAAACCGCACTGATGATTTTCGAGGCGATTGATGGACTCGTTTGA
- the deoC gene encoding deoxyribose-phosphate aldolase has translation MSPEQAAAYIDHTLLKPEATAQQIMQLCDEAKGFRFKTVCVNPRFVRLCAAELQATDVLVCTVVGFPLGATSTESKVAECLQAVSDGASEIDMVLWIGGLKSGAERDVQYDIRAVADACRRSGAVLKVILETAALSVSEISVACRLSIEAGASWVKTSTGFGPGGATIEAVKLMHNAVASHGLKVKASGGIRTLDDMRKMIEAGAERVGTSSGVAILNELRSS, from the coding sequence ATGTCACCGGAACAAGCCGCAGCATATATCGACCACACACTTCTGAAGCCCGAAGCCACGGCGCAACAGATTATGCAACTCTGCGATGAAGCGAAGGGGTTTCGTTTCAAGACTGTTTGTGTCAATCCGAGATTCGTACGTCTGTGCGCGGCTGAGTTGCAGGCAACGGATGTTCTGGTCTGCACCGTTGTCGGATTTCCGCTTGGTGCCACAAGCACAGAATCCAAAGTCGCAGAGTGCCTTCAGGCCGTTTCTGACGGCGCAAGCGAGATTGACATGGTGCTGTGGATCGGCGGGCTGAAGTCCGGAGCGGAGCGTGATGTGCAGTATGACATTCGAGCTGTTGCGGATGCCTGCCGTCGAAGCGGTGCGGTCTTAAAAGTGATTCTCGAAACGGCAGCGCTTTCGGTAAGCGAAATCTCCGTTGCCTGCAGGCTTTCTATTGAAGCCGGGGCATCGTGGGTGAAGACGTCTACCGGTTTCGGACCCGGCGGAGCTACCATCGAGGCCGTTAAGTTGATGCACAATGCCGTTGCCTCTCATGGACTCAAGGTTAAGGCGTCCGGAGGTATTAGAACTTTGGATGACATGCGCAAGATGATTGAAGCGGGTGCGGAACGCGTTGGCACGTCGAGCGGAGTGGCAATTCTGAATGAGCTTCGCTCATCGTAG
- the aroF gene encoding 3-deoxy-7-phosphoheptulonate synthase: MSHSPKNRFTEQPELQSQASTGHLFQPAPSSSFSYHRVLRRVHDADTVVGVRGVAVGGQELTVIAGPCAVESPQQLMAAAEQAAASGAHLLRGGAFKLRTSPYAFSGLGEAGLRLLSEARRVSGLPVVTEVVDEESVLLAAAHADMLQIGTRNMHNYVLLKQAASTGKPVLLKRGMAATLDEFLHAAEYILAAGNSQVVLCERGIRTFSDFTRNTLDLNIVPALKQLTHLPVITDPSHGTGRRDLVPAMARASIAAGADGVLIEMHPDPERALSDGYQSLDPIEFKEMVTDLARIAPIVGRTLTLRGQ; this comes from the coding sequence ATGTCCCATTCCCCGAAGAACCGTTTTACGGAACAGCCCGAACTTCAGTCACAGGCAAGTACAGGTCACCTCTTTCAGCCCGCGCCGAGCAGCTCTTTCTCGTACCATCGTGTCCTTCGACGAGTGCATGATGCTGACACTGTTGTCGGTGTGCGAGGAGTCGCGGTCGGTGGACAAGAGCTTACTGTGATCGCAGGTCCGTGCGCAGTCGAATCACCGCAACAACTGATGGCAGCCGCCGAACAGGCTGCTGCGAGTGGCGCACATCTGCTTCGCGGCGGAGCCTTCAAGCTGCGAACTTCTCCGTACGCATTCTCCGGACTCGGAGAAGCGGGGCTAAGACTGCTAAGCGAGGCTCGCCGCGTTTCAGGACTACCCGTGGTTACGGAAGTCGTGGACGAGGAGAGCGTCTTGCTCGCGGCAGCACATGCCGACATGCTCCAGATCGGCACGAGAAACATGCACAACTATGTGTTGCTGAAGCAAGCGGCGTCCACAGGCAAACCAGTGCTGCTCAAGCGGGGTATGGCTGCAACGCTCGATGAGTTTCTGCATGCCGCCGAATACATTCTTGCGGCTGGGAATTCGCAAGTTGTGTTGTGTGAACGAGGTATCCGCACGTTTTCTGATTTCACCCGTAACACTCTCGACCTGAATATCGTTCCGGCACTCAAACAGCTTACGCACCTACCTGTAATTACCGACCCCTCGCATGGAACCGGCAGACGTGACTTGGTTCCGGCGATGGCGCGCGCATCCATTGCCGCTGGTGCAGACGGTGTTTTGATCGAAATGCATCCCGATCCAGAGCGTGCTCTTTCAGACGGCTATCAATCCCTTGATCCAATCGAATTCAAGGAAATGGTCACGGACCTTGCGCGTATTGCGCCGATTGTCGGGCGAACGCTGACTTTGCGTGGACAGTAA
- the aroC gene encoding chorismate synthase encodes MRFLTAGESHGPGLTGILEGMPAGLAVSEADIAHDLARRQKGHGRGGRMKIESDYARITSGVRYGLTLGSPIALFIENKDWENWRDKMSLEDPGAHKRTEKLTSPRPGHADYAGSVKYHQDDIRNIIERSSARETTMRVALAAICRKFFAEFGIRVISHVVNIGGVQAKPVDSDIPLQQLAAIVEASPVRCADADVEDKMVRLIDDAVVRKDTVGGVFEVIVDGLPTGLGSFVHYDRRLDGILAQAMMSIHAMKGVEFGMGFEVANVPGSAVHDRMYPHDKGVIRKSNAAGGTEGGMTNGERLVIRVAMKPLSSLMQPLESVNLKTGEPVEALRERSDVCAVPAGGIVGEAMALLALMNPFLEKFGGDSITEIRAHVNATPRSPWQ; translated from the coding sequence ATCCGCTTCCTGACAGCTGGAGAAAGCCACGGTCCCGGGCTAACCGGAATCCTGGAAGGCATGCCGGCTGGTTTGGCCGTCTCGGAAGCGGATATCGCCCATGACTTGGCACGGCGGCAAAAAGGCCACGGGCGCGGCGGTCGCATGAAGATTGAATCAGACTATGCTCGGATTACCAGCGGCGTTCGCTACGGATTGACTCTTGGTTCGCCGATTGCTCTCTTTATCGAAAACAAGGATTGGGAGAACTGGCGCGATAAGATGTCACTTGAAGATCCCGGTGCGCACAAGCGAACAGAGAAACTCACTAGTCCGCGGCCCGGACATGCCGACTACGCCGGCTCTGTCAAATACCATCAAGACGATATTCGAAATATCATCGAACGTTCGTCTGCTCGTGAGACGACAATGCGGGTTGCTCTGGCGGCGATTTGCCGCAAATTCTTTGCTGAATTCGGAATCCGCGTTATCAGTCATGTCGTCAACATCGGCGGTGTGCAGGCAAAACCAGTTGATTCGGACATCCCGCTTCAACAGCTCGCGGCAATTGTCGAAGCGAGCCCCGTGCGCTGCGCAGATGCGGACGTTGAGGACAAGATGGTGCGGCTGATTGATGATGCGGTTGTGAGGAAGGATACTGTCGGCGGTGTCTTCGAAGTCATCGTTGACGGTTTGCCGACAGGTCTCGGCAGTTTCGTTCATTACGACCGTCGGCTCGACGGAATCCTTGCACAAGCGATGATGTCCATACACGCCATGAAGGGCGTTGAATTCGGAATGGGTTTCGAGGTCGCAAATGTCCCTGGCAGCGCCGTTCATGATCGGATGTATCCACATGATAAGGGCGTCATTCGCAAGTCAAATGCCGCAGGCGGCACGGAAGGTGGAATGACCAACGGAGAACGGCTCGTGATTCGCGTGGCCATGAAACCGCTATCCTCACTCATGCAACCGCTCGAATCCGTCAATCTTAAGACAGGCGAGCCTGTCGAAGCCCTGCGGGAACGGAGTGACGTTTGCGCTGTGCCTGCAGGGGGCATTGTCGGCGAAGCCATGGCCTTGCTCGCGCTGATGAATCCGTTTCTCGAGAAGTTCGGCGGCGATTCCATTACCGAGATTCGCGCCCATGTAAACGCAACTCCCCGCTCACCATGGCAATAG
- the trxB gene encoding thioredoxin-disulfide reductase, which produces MSREIHNVVIVGSGPAGLTAAIYAGRANLNPVVIDGIQPGGQLMITSDVENYPGFPDGIEGPALMELMRRQAERFGTRYVEDEAISIEVTSRPFKVNLGYLEPLYSHSVIVASGASAKWLGLESEKRLQGKGVSACATCDGFFFRGKVVAVVGGGDTAMEEASYLTRHASKVYLIHRRDSFRASKIMQDRVLTNEKIEVIYNSGVTEVLSDAAETHVNGLKLKNFVTGQESVLPVDGFFVAIGHEPNTKIIRDILKTDENGYVLHHPDSSWTDIEGLFVAGDVHDHHYRQAVTAAGAGCMAAIDAERWLESEAHSGRLKAAEENFLATA; this is translated from the coding sequence ATGAGTCGCGAAATTCACAACGTTGTTATTGTCGGCTCCGGCCCTGCCGGACTCACCGCGGCGATTTATGCTGGCCGGGCTAACCTGAATCCTGTGGTTATTGACGGTATTCAACCCGGAGGCCAGCTCATGATTACCAGCGACGTCGAAAATTATCCCGGTTTTCCTGATGGAATCGAGGGACCAGCCTTGATGGAGCTCATGCGCCGTCAGGCCGAGCGCTTTGGTACCCGCTATGTTGAAGACGAAGCCATCTCAATCGAGGTAACTTCGCGCCCGTTCAAAGTAAACCTCGGCTATCTGGAGCCGCTCTACAGCCACTCTGTGATTGTAGCTTCAGGAGCCTCGGCCAAGTGGCTGGGTCTCGAAAGTGAAAAAAGACTGCAAGGCAAAGGTGTTTCAGCGTGCGCGACCTGCGATGGTTTCTTCTTTCGCGGAAAAGTCGTTGCGGTAGTCGGCGGCGGAGATACGGCCATGGAGGAAGCGTCCTACCTGACGCGCCATGCGTCGAAAGTCTATCTCATACACCGGCGCGATTCATTCAGGGCCTCGAAAATCATGCAAGACCGCGTGCTCACCAACGAAAAAATTGAAGTGATATACAATTCAGGAGTCACTGAAGTTCTGAGCGATGCCGCCGAAACGCATGTTAATGGTCTTAAGCTCAAGAATTTCGTTACCGGTCAGGAGAGCGTGTTGCCTGTGGACGGCTTCTTTGTGGCCATCGGACACGAACCGAACACAAAAATCATCCGCGATATCCTTAAGACAGACGAAAACGGCTATGTCCTCCATCATCCAGACTCGTCATGGACAGATATCGAAGGACTGTTTGTTGCGGGCGATGTTCACGACCACCATTACCGGCAGGCGGTAACCGCGGCCGGAGCCGGTTGTATGGCTGCCATCGATGCCGAACGCTGGCTCGAAAGCGAAGCCCACAGCGGCAGGCTGAAAGCCGCTGAAGAGAACTTTCTCGCAACCGCCTAA
- a CDS encoding redoxin family protein: protein MKKYQSIAKFIGILAYVTAFVSCTGNPTPVRVPFPFATMTEPASQTTITESAMQRPQLPSSRVRAPEFPRNFAWVNTDRPLYMQEELRGRVVVLDFWTYCCINCMHILPDLEYIEKKYAGKPVVVIGVHSAKFDNESDKANILTACHRYHIEHPVIVDEHHRIWSEYGVQAWPTLAVIDAEGRVVGQLSGEGNREILDGVIEALLDEGREKGVLAAGPPEFNRHSRVPSATGLAFPGKVLATRDRVFIADSNHDRIIIADTSGQVLAIAGSGRKGTKDGGFTQAEFNNPQGMAFDDQKEILYVADTDNHLIRKLDLSAKSVETISGRGVQVYDRLGGGIGTSQGLNSPWDLALRGSTLYIAMAGPHQLWTLDIATGVARAWAGSGREDVIDGVGTRSAALAQPSGLALSGEWLYFADSEVSAVRRANVNTAEVQTLVGTGLFDFGDQTGKFDRTLLQHPLGVAVYDGDILVADTYNHKIKKLDPDSKLSFDFIGSGNPELAAEDRQNLSLYEPGGISISGDLLYIADTNHDRIIRVSMPNGNWTEFALRGLRVLESEMTEPDARETVNATFRSGIDLELELHPMLPQGVHLNKEAPIMFAVRSSTGRTLEEKSPVQPLPVSLTIPAACLTDGGSLDVTMHFAYCTDENKGLCVPVSVAWTVDLKSDDKANGKAKLTSHLKSI from the coding sequence ATGAAAAAATATCAATCTATTGCCAAATTCATTGGAATTCTCGCGTATGTAACGGCTTTCGTTTCATGCACGGGCAACCCAACGCCTGTCCGTGTTCCCTTCCCTTTTGCCACAATGACCGAACCCGCATCACAAACGACCATTACGGAGTCAGCAATGCAGCGACCGCAGCTTCCATCTTCTCGGGTAAGAGCGCCTGAATTTCCGCGCAACTTTGCCTGGGTAAACACGGATCGTCCGTTGTACATGCAGGAAGAGTTGCGCGGGCGAGTGGTCGTGCTTGACTTCTGGACATATTGTTGTATCAACTGCATGCACATTCTCCCGGACTTGGAATACATCGAAAAGAAATACGCTGGAAAACCGGTGGTGGTCATCGGCGTGCATTCAGCGAAATTTGACAACGAGAGCGACAAGGCAAACATTCTGACCGCATGTCATCGCTACCACATCGAACATCCTGTCATCGTGGATGAGCATCACCGCATTTGGTCGGAGTATGGGGTGCAGGCGTGGCCGACACTTGCCGTGATTGATGCCGAAGGCCGGGTAGTTGGCCAGCTTTCGGGAGAAGGCAACCGCGAGATTCTCGACGGCGTGATTGAAGCGTTACTGGACGAAGGTCGGGAGAAGGGCGTTTTAGCCGCCGGCCCGCCGGAATTCAATCGGCATTCCCGCGTGCCTTCGGCAACGGGATTGGCATTCCCAGGAAAAGTGCTGGCGACACGCGATCGGGTGTTCATTGCCGATTCGAATCATGACAGAATCATCATCGCGGACACGAGCGGACAGGTTTTGGCAATTGCAGGTTCGGGGCGGAAAGGAACGAAGGACGGCGGTTTCACACAAGCGGAATTCAACAATCCGCAAGGCATGGCGTTTGACGATCAGAAGGAGATTTTGTACGTCGCTGACACCGATAACCACCTTATCCGCAAGCTTGACCTGTCGGCAAAGTCTGTCGAGACGATCAGTGGCCGCGGAGTACAAGTGTATGACCGACTTGGCGGTGGCATTGGAACATCTCAAGGACTGAACAGCCCGTGGGACCTGGCATTAAGAGGAAGCACACTTTACATCGCGATGGCCGGTCCACATCAATTGTGGACACTGGATATTGCCACAGGAGTGGCTCGCGCATGGGCAGGCTCCGGCCGCGAAGATGTCATTGACGGAGTCGGCACGCGTTCAGCAGCCTTGGCGCAGCCCTCGGGACTAGCGCTGTCAGGTGAGTGGTTATATTTTGCGGACAGCGAAGTGAGCGCAGTAAGACGCGCGAACGTGAACACGGCGGAGGTGCAAACTCTCGTGGGAACGGGACTTTTTGATTTCGGAGATCAAACGGGGAAATTCGACCGCACACTTCTGCAGCATCCGCTGGGAGTCGCCGTTTACGACGGAGACATACTCGTTGCCGATACATACAATCACAAGATAAAGAAGCTCGATCCCGACTCGAAGCTCTCGTTTGACTTCATTGGCTCAGGCAATCCGGAGCTTGCCGCGGAAGACCGGCAGAACCTCTCTTTATACGAGCCGGGCGGAATTTCAATTTCGGGCGACTTGCTCTATATCGCAGACACGAATCATGATCGGATCATTCGCGTGTCCATGCCCAATGGCAATTGGACAGAATTCGCTCTTCGCGGTTTACGAGTATTGGAGAGCGAGATGACGGAACCCGATGCTCGCGAAACTGTGAACGCAACTTTCAGAAGCGGAATTGATTTGGAGCTTGAATTGCATCCAATGTTGCCTCAAGGCGTCCACTTGAACAAGGAAGCGCCCATTATGTTTGCGGTCCGAAGCTCAACGGGCAGGACACTGGAAGAGAAATCGCCCGTTCAACCCCTCCCTGTCAGTTTGACAATTCCTGCCGCCTGCTTGACTGACGGCGGCAGCCTGGACGTTACCATGCACTTTGCCTATTGTACGGACGAAAACAAAGGTCTTTGCGTGCCGGTTTCGGTTGCGTGGACAGTGGACTTGAAATCTGACGATAAGGCAAACGGTAAGGCCAAGCTGACTTCGCATTTGAAGTCCATTTAG